The following proteins come from a genomic window of Acidimicrobiia bacterium:
- a CDS encoding NUDIX domain-containing protein, producing MPIAPSHLRDLLTTFVPPDELQASYRSRMLDLTRIDGDPTAGDLYDPGHFTASGFVAAPDRDGVLLIHHTKIGTWLQPGGHIEPDDVSIERAIRREVEEETGLADMASLGLLDIDIHQFPARRDGPAHLHFDVRFGFLAASGIVTSGEGTRDVRWVEFDHVSLWNSDVSVTRPCMALQSLVRQSSAG from the coding sequence ATGCCAATTGCTCCATCGCACCTTCGAGATCTCCTCACCACGTTCGTCCCGCCTGATGAGCTCCAGGCGTCCTATCGGAGTCGGATGCTCGATCTGACTCGCATAGACGGCGACCCGACGGCGGGCGATCTCTACGACCCCGGCCATTTCACGGCCAGCGGATTCGTGGCCGCACCCGACCGGGACGGCGTCTTACTCATCCACCACACCAAGATCGGTACATGGCTGCAACCAGGAGGTCACATCGAGCCCGACGATGTGTCGATCGAACGAGCGATACGTCGGGAGGTCGAAGAAGAGACTGGTCTGGCGGACATGGCATCACTCGGGCTGCTCGACATCGACATCCACCAGTTCCCGGCTCGCCGGGACGGTCCGGCCCACCTCCATTTCGATGTTCGGTTCGGGTTCCTGGCAGCTTCGGGGATTGTTACCTCCGGAGAAGGCACCAGGGACGTGCGTTGGGTTGAGTTTGACCACGTGAGCCTCTGGAACTCCGACGTGAGCGTGACGCGCCCCTGCATGGCACTGCAATCACTGGTACGACAATCCTCCGCCGGCTGA
- the truA gene encoding tRNA pseudouridine(38-40) synthase TruA, whose product MTVYRMDLAYDGSGFRGYARQLNVRTVQDDLEAALHRVVPGVATVVAGRTDAGVHADGQVISFESDQDLDTGRLLRSLNKMLNPEIAITALVAAADDFNARFSAISRTYRYRIDNGRVLDPQWRHRAWRVSYALDIDRMAAAAKHFEGLHDFASFCRAAPGRSSERKVLATEWRYLQDGILEFEVAASSFCHQMVRAMVVACVEVGRGRLPPEAIPRFLEARDRSTTGGAAPPHGLTLWHVGYP is encoded by the coding sequence GTGACCGTTTACCGGATGGATCTGGCCTACGACGGCTCCGGCTTCCGCGGATACGCCCGTCAACTGAACGTTCGCACTGTGCAGGATGACCTCGAGGCTGCTCTCCATCGAGTTGTGCCGGGCGTCGCGACGGTGGTCGCCGGCCGGACGGACGCCGGAGTCCATGCCGACGGGCAGGTGATCAGCTTTGAGAGTGACCAGGACCTCGACACCGGGCGGCTCCTCCGGTCTCTCAACAAGATGCTCAACCCCGAGATCGCGATCACCGCATTGGTTGCGGCGGCTGATGACTTCAATGCCAGATTCTCAGCGATCTCCCGCACCTATCGCTACCGGATCGACAACGGCCGGGTGCTCGATCCGCAATGGCGGCATCGAGCATGGCGCGTTTCGTATGCCCTCGATATCGACAGAATGGCAGCCGCGGCCAAGCATTTCGAAGGCTTGCACGACTTTGCTTCATTCTGCAGGGCAGCTCCCGGACGGTCGAGTGAGCGGAAAGTGCTGGCGACGGAATGGAGGTACCTCCAGGATGGGATCCTCGAGTTCGAGGTGGCCGCCTCATCGTTCTGTCATCAGATGGTGCGGGCGATGGTGGTGGCGTGCGTTGAGGTCGGGCGTGGGCGGCTGCCTCCCGAAGCCATCCCGCGCTTTCTCGAGGCCAGAGATCGTTCGACCACCGGAGGAGCGGCACCTCCGCACGGCCTGACGTTGTGGCACGTGGGATACCCGTAG
- a CDS encoding YIP1 family protein produces MLLQPDSYRDASLRRAGSNVSSVLFVLTVYSLLASWAMWLDRASGAGFRTAAAFVVWGLLRWVVVAPILWFIGVHGVEGEGTLGAMYRATALAHAPLLLQVMPLDVSFANVVAAVWFVLALMVAGRAVLGLSVRRAAGTAVMAAAGLLIVSNVFLVPIAIFGVV; encoded by the coding sequence TTGCTGCTCCAACCGGACTCCTACCGGGATGCGTCGCTTCGCCGCGCCGGATCCAACGTATCGTCGGTGCTGTTCGTCCTCACGGTCTACAGCCTGCTCGCTTCATGGGCGATGTGGCTCGACCGTGCGTCGGGGGCGGGATTCCGAACCGCTGCAGCATTCGTCGTCTGGGGATTGCTTCGTTGGGTCGTCGTTGCGCCGATCCTCTGGTTCATCGGCGTGCACGGCGTCGAAGGGGAAGGAACCCTCGGAGCGATGTACCGGGCAACGGCTCTGGCGCACGCTCCGCTCCTGCTCCAGGTCATGCCGCTAGACGTGAGCTTCGCCAATGTCGTCGCCGCCGTCTGGTTCGTGCTGGCGCTGATGGTGGCGGGCCGGGCGGTATTGGGACTCTCCGTCCGGCGGGCGGCCGGCACCGCGGTCATGGCGGCCGCCGGCCTGCTGATCGTATCGAATGTGTTTCTAGTCCCAATCGCCATCTTCGGGGTGGTGTGA
- a CDS encoding histidine kinase encodes MQRTLLLLLTTQPFVNRRRTRRSWRPSRWALANPIERSVQDTLRLTYLTARPMREGLDARSAARSARAIRELVGVAAVAITDVKDVLAYSGIGHRHHGVGDLQVFEIGEAAIRTGGSRASRSGLVCDRLDCPIGETVAVPLRAGSEVMGSLILLRLKDQPVTLGLIRAAREVARQLSNQLQLAEGDVTRQELLRARTVALRAQISPHFAYNTLTAIGSMVRRDAERARELLIQFAEFSRYILRNDRINTTLSDELRNVHTYLELQRARHGDRLEVVFRVDPEVLPITIPMLLLQPLVENAVQHGLERREGIWRVSIDAEDRDDDVYLSVSDNGVGMSDEAIASITASVGEPGEGSVGLANIQERLRSTYGEHYGLHFESEPGSGTRVSMLVPKYRAGVIQP; translated from the coding sequence ATGCAGCGCACTCTTCTCCTCCTACTCACCACTCAGCCGTTTGTGAATCGGCGTCGAACCAGGCGATCGTGGCGGCCGAGCAGATGGGCGCTGGCCAATCCGATAGAACGGTCGGTCCAGGACACCCTTCGCTTGACTTATTTGACGGCCCGTCCGATGCGAGAGGGGCTCGATGCCCGGTCGGCCGCTCGATCGGCCCGTGCTATCAGAGAACTCGTCGGAGTGGCGGCGGTTGCCATCACCGACGTCAAAGACGTTCTCGCCTACAGCGGCATCGGGCATCGTCATCATGGAGTCGGAGACCTTCAGGTCTTTGAGATCGGTGAGGCGGCGATCCGGACCGGTGGATCCAGGGCGTCCAGATCGGGCCTGGTTTGTGATCGGCTCGATTGCCCGATCGGTGAAACCGTGGCCGTCCCCTTGCGGGCCGGGTCTGAGGTGATGGGTAGCCTCATTCTGCTGCGCCTGAAGGATCAGCCGGTGACCCTCGGCCTCATTCGCGCCGCCCGCGAGGTCGCCAGGCAGCTTTCAAATCAGCTCCAACTGGCGGAGGGCGACGTAACCCGCCAGGAGCTCCTGAGGGCCAGAACGGTGGCCCTTCGTGCTCAGATCAGCCCTCATTTCGCCTACAACACGCTCACCGCCATTGGAAGCATGGTGCGTAGAGATGCCGAGCGGGCCAGAGAACTACTGATTCAGTTCGCCGAGTTCTCACGCTACATCCTGCGGAACGACCGCATCAACACGACGCTCTCGGACGAACTGCGCAACGTTCACACATACCTCGAACTTCAGCGAGCCAGGCACGGAGACCGGCTCGAGGTCGTATTCAGAGTCGATCCCGAGGTCTTGCCGATCACGATTCCGATGCTCCTGCTGCAACCCCTGGTGGAGAACGCGGTTCAACATGGTCTCGAGCGGCGTGAGGGGATCTGGCGGGTATCGATTGATGCGGAGGACCGGGACGACGACGTCTACCTGTCCGTGTCGGACAACGGTGTCGGCATGTCCGATGAGGCGATTGCCTCGATCACGGCTTCAGTCGGCGAGCCTGGTGAAGGGTCGGTCGGTCTGGCCAACATCCAGGAGCGACTCCGCTCGACGTATGGCGAGCATTACGGGCTACATTTCGAATCCGAGCCAGGTTCCGGCACGCGGGTCTCCATGCTCGTTCCCAAGTATCGTGCCGGGGTGATCCAACCGTGA